A stretch of the Leishmania donovani BPK282A1 complete genome, chromosome 21 genome encodes the following:
- a CDS encoding aspartyl-tRNA synthetase, putative, with protein MLRVSLSSCVPCRLRGIARPTSGMVAAVVVVASSSAVPERRTSLPDSQVSAQRFCSTSASGTQGASSISSPHCSPSSPPSTPSSPPSTPSAAPTEAATLTNGAISGGVCGRTCLTAHGTSIAFLRAAFNGSCGESGCVREGDEVTVRARLERTRGRGRLAFLHLRQPPLESVQAVCEGKELTKQARSITPESIVDVTGVVRRADTPVQSTTCRGWELQVTALHVVSQAAAPLPFPYHDINAKLDTRLNHRVMDLRTEKMIATSRLVSALGQSFRNELLARDFIEVHTPKLLGAASEGGSNVFRVDYFERKAYLAQSPQLYKQMMVMGDAMRVFEVGPVFRAENSLTHRHLTEFVGLDGEMVVKDSHTEVLDVLEPVMCAVLAHLTQQHGNLIDALWKQQQQQGEGLQNGGGDPQPATAAEPPRCGSRGHAPRDVCCEVALDRVTSLGITTDASPTTRTPFKISAQVDPYHARVGGDGSGCRVLRMSFANASHLLAGCGGAGAMADCTLPVEDFTLPQERRLGQLIKERYGVDLYVIDSFPSSARPFYTMPVDPSTPDGPTRSYDMYLRGEEICSGAQRVHQIELLEQRLSAKKVDKVSVKDYVDSFRYGAWPHGGFGLGLERIALFFLGLDDIRQVSLFPRDPKRISP; from the coding sequence ATGCTGCGGGTGTCGCTTTCGTCGTGCGTGCCATGTCGCCTGCGTGGCATTGCAAGGCCCACGTCCGGAATGGTGGCCGCGGTGGTCGTCGTTGCGTCTTCGTCAGCGGTGCCCGAGAGACGGACATCTCTCCCTGACTCACAGGTCTCCGCGCAGCGCTTCTGCAGTAcgagcgccagcggcacccAAGGTGCTTCCAGCATCAGTTCGCCTCATTGTTCCCCATCGTCTCCACCCTCTACCCCATCGTCTCCACCCTCTACCCCATCTGCTGCCCCGACGGAGGCAGCCACGTTGACTAACGGCGCCATCTCGGGAGGCGTCTGCGGCAGAACGTGCCTGACTGCACACGGCACCTCCATTGCCTTCCTCCGCGCTGCCTTTaacggcagctgcggtgaGAGTGGATGCGTTCGCGAAGGCGACGAGGTCACCGTGCGGGCTCGCTTAGAGCGGacgcgcggccgcggcaggcTTGCCTTTCTCCACCtccggcagccgccgctggagTCCGTGCAGGCAGTGTGCGAGGGCAAGGAGCTGACGAAGCAGGCGAGGAGCATTACGCCAGAGTCTATTGTCGATGTCACGGGCGTCGTGCGCCGCGCGGACACCCCTGTGCAGTCGACTACGTGCCGGGGGTGGGAGCTGcaggtgacggcgctgcatgTCGTCAGCCAGGCGGCCGCCCCGCTACCGTTTCCGTATCACGACATTAACGCAAAGCTGGACACCCGTCTCAACCACCGCGTTATGGACCTCCGCACAGAAAAAATGATCGCGACGTCGCGGCTCGTGTCGGCCCTCGGGCAGAGCTTCCGCAACGAGCTTCTCGCACGCGATTTCATCGAGGTGCACACGCCGAAGCTGCTCGGGGCCGCGTcggagggcggcagcaacgtGTTCCGGGTGGACTACTTTGAGCGCAAGGCGTACCTGGCGCAGTCACCGCAGCTGTACAAGCAGATGATGGTCATGGGCGACGCGATGCGGGTGTTTGAGGTCGGGCCGGTGTTTCGCGCCGAGAATAGTCTGACGCATCGGCACTTGACGGAGTTCGTTGGTCTCGATGGTGAGATGGTGGTCAAAGACAGTCACACAGAGGTGCTCGACGTGCTGGAGCCAGTCATGTGCGCTGTTCTGGCGCACCTcacacagcagcacggcaaCCTTATCGATGCTCTCTggaagcagcaacagcaacaaggGGAAGGACTGCaaaacggcggcggtgatcCGCAacctgccaccgctgcggagcCGCCTCGCTGTGGCAGTCGCGGTCACGCGCCGCGTGATGTGTGCTGCGAGGTAGCACTAGATCGCGTGACGTCCTTGGGGATCACCACAGACGCCTCTCCGACGACGCGGACACCGTTCAAAATCTCCGCGCAAGTTGATCCTTATCACGCTCGCGTGGGCGGAGACGGTAGTGGGTGCCGCGTGCTTCGCATGAGCTTCGCAAACGCGTCGCACCTGCTGGCGggttgcggcggcgcaggggcCATGGCCGACTGCACACTGCCTGTTGAGGACTTTACGCTGCCGCaggagcgccgcctcggccagCTCATAAAAGAGCGCTACGGGGTTGACCTCTACGTGATCGACAgctttccttcctctgccAGGCCCTTTTACACGATGCCGGTGGACCCATCAACGCCGGACGGCCCAACGCGGAGCTACGATATGTACCTACGTGGGGAGGAGatctgcagcggtgcacaGCGTGTCCATCAGATAGAGCTGCTGGAACAACGGCTGTCGGCGAAGAAGGTGGACAAGGTGAGCGTGAAGGACTACGTCGACTCCTTCCGCTACGGCGCGTGGCCACACGGCGGCTTCGGCCTGGGGCTCGAGCGCAttgccctcttcttcctcg